The following coding sequences lie in one Arachis ipaensis cultivar K30076 chromosome B05, Araip1.1, whole genome shotgun sequence genomic window:
- the LOC107643489 gene encoding uncharacterized protein LOC107643489 codes for MKDQLDLRYSSKNQSEVEVETEPGILDESINAVEIDPVSKIQSSLDSSLAKATKTNNIHEGQLNRSQGHANGSIKSMGEGELVTKEKFERIKSMLEAELSDIQERYFHMSLKYAEVEAEREELVMKLKEVGLMEETKRAE; via the exons ATGAAAGATCAACTGGACCTTCGCTATAGTAGCAAAAATCAGAGTGAG GTGGAAGTGGAAACTGAACCTGGAATTCTTGATGAAAGTATTAATGCTGTAGAAATAGATCCAGTATCAAAGATTCAGTCATCACTTGATAGTTCTCTTGCAAAAGCTACAAAAACGAATAACATACATGAAGGTCAACTTAATAG ATCCCAAGGCCATGCAAATGGTTCAATAAAATCAATGGGGGAAGGAGAACTTGTgacaaaagaaaaatttgaacGTATAAAATCAATGCTAGAGGCAGAGTTAAGTGATATTCAAGAGCGGTACTTCCACATGAGCCTTAAATATGCTGAGGTAGAAGCTGAGCGTGAAGAACTTGTGATGAAGCTCAAAGAG GTTGGATTGATGGAAGAAACCAAGCGTGCTGagtga